The following proteins are co-located in the Agromyces laixinhei genome:
- a CDS encoding YraN family protein — protein sequence MSHNAELGRRGEQLAVEHLEARGMQVVERNWRCRLGEIDIVARDGRDTVFVEVKTRTTGDYGHPFEAITPLKLARLRRLAIAWCEATDAAVSRVRIDAVAVLAPSEAPALIEHLEGIS from the coding sequence ATGTCGCACAATGCGGAGCTCGGACGACGCGGTGAACAACTCGCCGTCGAGCATCTCGAGGCTCGTGGCATGCAGGTGGTCGAACGCAACTGGCGGTGCCGTCTCGGCGAGATCGACATCGTCGCCCGCGACGGCCGTGACACGGTCTTCGTCGAGGTCAAGACCCGCACGACCGGCGACTACGGGCATCCGTTCGAGGCGATCACACCACTGAAGCTCGCACGCCTGCGGCGGCTCGCGATCGCATGGTGCGAGGCGACGGATGCCGCGGTCTCGCGGGTTCGCATCGACGCCGTGGCCGTGCTCGCCCCGAGCGAGGCGCCCGCGCTCATCGAGCATCTCGAAGGCATCAGCTGA
- a CDS encoding DUF2469 family protein, whose amino-acid sequence MDEDEFEDYDREVELALYREYRDIVSQFKYVVETERRFYLANEVELVRRDTEHDFYFELTMKDVWVWDVYRADRFVKSVRVLTFKDVNVEELATREFELPKELALDE is encoded by the coding sequence ATGGATGAGGACGAGTTCGAAGACTACGACCGCGAGGTCGAGCTGGCCCTGTATCGGGAATACCGCGACATCGTGTCGCAATTCAAGTACGTCGTCGAGACCGAGCGACGGTTCTATCTCGCCAACGAGGTCGAACTCGTGCGCCGCGACACCGAGCACGACTTCTACTTCGAACTGACGATGAAAGACGTCTGGGTCTGGGACGTCTATCGTGCCGACCGATTCGTGAAGTCCGTGCGCGTGCTCACCTTCAAAGACGTCAACGTCGAAGAGCTCGCCACGCGTGAATTCGAACTGCCGAAAGAGCTCGCACTCGACGAGTAG
- a CDS encoding MFS transporter: MLLRRALYRWQMIAVVVLPVWLAVGWAVFGGGGWGTLGLVIVVPVAFVVLGVVALLTNVRPTVRHERALSWIDVGVLTAWQLAIIGTGFYGASATLFGVLAILLGIAAFWVAVWQLVTDGANRMKASMAEFERLAGQQQGGAASGASPGSTGRKPGPAGPGVRRPPFDDGGDDVIIIHETRD, translated from the coding sequence ATGCTTCTACGGCGTGCACTGTACCGATGGCAGATGATCGCGGTCGTCGTGCTGCCGGTGTGGCTCGCGGTCGGCTGGGCCGTCTTCGGCGGCGGCGGGTGGGGCACGCTCGGGCTCGTCATCGTCGTGCCCGTCGCCTTCGTCGTGCTCGGCGTCGTGGCGCTCCTCACGAACGTGCGGCCGACCGTGCGTCACGAGCGCGCGCTGTCGTGGATCGATGTCGGCGTGCTCACCGCCTGGCAGCTCGCGATCATCGGCACCGGGTTCTACGGCGCATCGGCCACCCTGTTCGGCGTGCTCGCGATCCTCCTCGGCATCGCCGCGTTCTGGGTCGCGGTGTGGCAGCTCGTCACCGACGGGGCGAACCGGATGAAGGCCTCCATGGCCGAGTTCGAACGACTCGCCGGCCAGCAGCAGGGCGGGGCCGCGAGCGGTGCCTCGCCCGGTTCGACGGGTCGGAAGCCTGGTCCCGCCGGCCCCGGCGTGCGGCGCCCGCCGTTCGACGACGGCGGAGATGACGTGATCATCATCCACGAGACCCGCGACTAG
- the map gene encoding type I methionyl aminopeptidase, with translation MIELRTPAEIEEMRPAGRFVASVLEATSAAAAVGVNLLELDALAHEMIRAAGAESCYIDYHPSFGASPFGKVICTSVNDAVLHGLPHDYRLRDGDLLSLDFAASVNGWVADSAISIVVGTPSDEDRRLIDTSRRALDAGIAAARTGNRIGDISRAIADVAKAEGYSINTDFGGHGVGRTMHGDPHIPNNGRPGRGLPLKAGLVVAIEPWFLETTDRIFTDPDGWTLRSADGSRGAHSEHTIAITDGDPIVLTRRS, from the coding sequence GTGATCGAACTTCGGACCCCTGCAGAGATCGAGGAGATGCGGCCGGCAGGCCGTTTCGTGGCGAGCGTGCTGGAGGCCACCTCGGCCGCAGCGGCGGTCGGCGTGAACCTGCTCGAGCTCGATGCCCTCGCCCACGAGATGATCCGAGCGGCGGGGGCTGAGAGCTGCTATATCGACTACCACCCGTCGTTCGGCGCGAGCCCGTTCGGCAAGGTGATCTGCACCTCGGTCAACGACGCGGTACTGCACGGGCTTCCGCACGACTACCGGCTGCGCGACGGCGACCTGCTGAGCCTCGACTTCGCGGCGTCGGTGAACGGATGGGTCGCGGACTCGGCGATCTCGATCGTGGTCGGCACCCCGAGCGACGAAGACCGCCGCCTCATCGACACGAGTCGCCGCGCACTCGACGCCGGCATCGCGGCCGCCCGCACCGGCAACCGCATCGGCGACATCTCGCGGGCGATCGCGGATGTCGCGAAGGCAGAGGGCTACTCGATCAACACCGACTTCGGCGGCCACGGCGTCGGCCGCACCATGCACGGCGACCCGCACATCCCGAACAACGGTCGACCAGGTCGCGGGTTGCCGTTGAAGGCCGGACTCGTCGTCGCGATCGAACCGTGGTTCCTCGAGACGACCGACCGCATCTTCACCGACCCCGACGGGTGGACCCTGCGCAGTGCCGACGGGTCGCGCGGTGCGCACTCCGAGCACACGATCGCGATCACCGATGGCGACCCGATCGTGCTCACGCGGCGTTCCTGA
- the lepB gene encoding signal peptidase I: MTEEDTGTRTDREPSATPNRRRGVLLFLRDLLVIFVVAVLVSFLIKTFLIRSFFIPSQSMEETLVKDDRIIVNQLVPDLAPLERGDVIVFEDPGGWLPARIEVQQPPLIAAVDWFLSFVGLSAPDSNDHLVKRLIGLPGDHVVCCNALGQMSVNDVPLDEPYIALPPGDTKASRDDFDVVVPDDSLWVMGDNRNNSKDSRYNGGTPLEGFVPTDNVVGRAFVVSWPVSHWAWLDNYPQVFEGVDDETGD, from the coding sequence ATGACAGAAGAAGACACAGGCACGCGAACAGATCGCGAGCCTTCGGCGACGCCGAACAGACGACGCGGCGTTCTGCTGTTCCTCCGAGATCTGCTCGTCATCTTCGTGGTGGCCGTGCTCGTCTCGTTCCTCATCAAGACGTTCCTCATCAGGTCGTTCTTCATTCCATCGCAGTCGATGGAAGAGACGTTGGTCAAAGACGACCGCATCATCGTGAACCAGTTGGTGCCCGATCTCGCGCCGCTCGAACGCGGCGACGTCATCGTCTTCGAAGACCCGGGCGGATGGCTTCCGGCCCGCATCGAGGTGCAGCAGCCGCCGCTCATCGCCGCCGTCGACTGGTTCCTCTCCTTCGTGGGCCTCTCGGCTCCCGACTCGAACGACCACCTCGTCAAGCGACTCATCGGCCTGCCGGGTGACCACGTCGTCTGCTGCAACGCCCTCGGGCAGATGAGCGTCAACGACGTGCCGCTCGACGAGCCCTACATCGCGCTGCCGCCCGGTGACACGAAGGCGTCGCGCGACGACTTCGACGTGGTCGTGCCCGACGACTCGCTGTGGGTCATGGGCGACAACCGCAACAACTCCAAAGACTCGCGCTACAACGGCGGCACGCCGCTCGAGGGGTTCGTGCCGACCGACAACGTCGTCGGGCGGGCGTTCGTCGTGAGCTGGCCGGTTTCGCACTGGGCGTGGCTCGACAACTACCCGCAGGTCTTCGAGGGCGTCGACGACGAGACGGGCGACTGA
- the rplS gene encoding 50S ribosomal protein L19, whose amino-acid sequence MHILDHVDAASLRSDVPDFRPGDTVKVHVNIIEGTRSRIQVFQGVVIGRQGEGVRETFTVRKVSFQVGVERKFPVHSPVIDHIEVVTRGDVRRAKLYYLRKLRGKKAKIKEKRDA is encoded by the coding sequence ATGCACATCCTCGACCATGTCGACGCCGCGAGCCTGAGGTCGGATGTTCCCGACTTCCGCCCCGGCGACACCGTCAAGGTGCACGTCAACATCATCGAAGGCACGCGCTCGCGCATCCAGGTGTTCCAGGGTGTCGTCATCGGCCGTCAGGGTGAGGGCGTCCGCGAGACCTTCACCGTCCGCAAGGTCAGCTTCCAGGTCGGCGTCGAGCGCAAGTTCCCGGTTCACTCCCCGGTCATCGACCACATCGAGGTCGTCACCCGTGGTGACGTCCGTCGCGCGAAGCTCTACTACCTGCGCAAGCTGCGCGGCAAGAAGGCGAAGATCAAGGAGAAGCGCGACGCCTGA
- the dprA gene encoding DNA-processing protein DprA, translating into MSIVRTAATSLRTELSALRCNPPGDAMALDDVFARALLGTVAEPGDGLLGRAIDALGAAPTVELLLGRAGPTRFIDEVEHVGGVIDEREATNGLDRWLPRIDHNAFVRSLGQAARVGAQLVLPTDAVWPSGVDELGVHAPIGLWVRGRADALASADASISLVGARAATGYGEHVTMEASAGLVDRGFAVVSGGAYGIDGMAHRAALASDGTTIAFLAGGVDRFYPMGHETLLTRIVETGAVVSELPCGAAPTKWRFLQRNRLIAAASDATVVLEAGTRSGSINTAGHAAALGRPLGAVPGPVTSPASAGCHRLLREYDATCVVDADQMAELASGRRRRVVSTEHGPLDQAGPSTGAGGEAPTRRWGVETTPEAVRVLDALSSRSPRELADVARRCGMAPTAVMGVLGGLEAAALAARHPQGWLRAKRE; encoded by the coding sequence ATGAGCATCGTCCGGACGGCCGCTACCAGTCTGCGCACCGAACTCTCCGCCCTGCGGTGCAACCCGCCAGGCGACGCGATGGCGCTCGACGACGTCTTCGCCAGGGCGTTGCTCGGCACCGTCGCTGAGCCCGGCGATGGATTGCTCGGGCGCGCGATCGATGCGCTCGGTGCTGCGCCGACGGTCGAACTGCTGCTCGGCAGGGCCGGGCCGACTCGCTTCATCGACGAGGTCGAGCACGTCGGCGGCGTGATCGACGAACGCGAGGCGACGAACGGGCTCGATCGCTGGCTGCCCCGCATCGACCACAACGCGTTCGTGCGCTCGCTCGGTCAGGCGGCGCGAGTGGGAGCGCAGCTCGTGCTCCCGACCGACGCGGTCTGGCCGAGCGGCGTCGATGAGCTCGGTGTGCACGCGCCGATCGGTCTGTGGGTGCGCGGCCGGGCAGACGCACTCGCAAGCGCAGACGCGTCGATCTCACTCGTGGGCGCCCGAGCGGCGACCGGCTACGGCGAGCACGTGACGATGGAGGCCTCGGCGGGACTCGTCGATCGAGGCTTCGCCGTCGTCTCAGGTGGTGCATACGGCATCGACGGAATGGCGCACCGGGCGGCTCTCGCGAGTGACGGCACGACCATCGCCTTCCTCGCCGGTGGCGTCGACCGGTTCTATCCGATGGGGCATGAGACGCTCCTGACGCGCATCGTCGAAACCGGTGCCGTCGTCTCCGAGCTGCCGTGCGGCGCTGCACCGACGAAGTGGCGCTTTCTGCAACGCAACAGACTCATCGCCGCAGCGAGTGATGCGACCGTGGTGCTCGAGGCGGGAACCCGCTCCGGGTCGATCAACACCGCCGGGCACGCGGCAGCTCTCGGTCGCCCGCTGGGCGCCGTTCCCGGACCTGTGACAAGCCCGGCGTCAGCCGGCTGCCACCGGCTCCTTCGCGAGTACGACGCGACGTGCGTGGTGGATGCCGATCAGATGGCCGAGCTCGCCAGCGGGCGCCGGCGACGCGTCGTCTCGACGGAGCACGGTCCGCTCGATCAGGCCGGGCCCTCGACAGGAGCCGGCGGTGAGGCGCCGACTCGACGGTGGGGCGTCGAGACGACGCCTGAGGCGGTGCGGGTGCTCGACGCGCTCAGCTCCCGCAGCCCTCGCGAGCTCGCCGATGTGGCGCGCAGGTGCGGAATGGCGCCGACCGCGGTGATGGGCGTGCTCGGCGGACTCGAGGCCGCAGCACTGGCCGCGAGGCATCCGCAGGGCTGGTTGCGAGCGAAGCGCGAGTGA
- the cobA gene encoding uroporphyrinogen-III C-methyltransferase produces MTGLVTLVGGGPGREDLLTLAAARALARADVVLYDRLAPHERLQELAPGAELVDVGKRPGHHAVPQQEIEALMVEHAHAGRRVVRLKGGDPYVLGRGGEELLACHAAGVHVEVIPGVTSAVAVPGAAGIPLTHRGISHLFTVVSGHTPLSENELEHLSGLGGTIVVLMGVNSLPALTAGLARHGMSAQMPVAIIERGFTADQRTTIGDLADIVTAAGRARVASPAVVVIGEVVRLAHDGEAGATELMRRAAGFTAVGA; encoded by the coding sequence ATGACCGGCCTGGTGACCCTCGTCGGCGGCGGCCCCGGCAGGGAGGATCTGCTGACCCTCGCTGCCGCACGTGCACTCGCGCGCGCCGACGTCGTGCTCTACGACCGGCTGGCGCCGCACGAGCGGCTGCAGGAACTCGCGCCCGGCGCCGAACTCGTCGACGTCGGCAAGCGACCGGGCCATCACGCCGTACCGCAGCAGGAGATCGAAGCACTCATGGTCGAGCATGCACACGCCGGCCGGCGCGTCGTGCGGCTGAAGGGCGGGGATCCGTACGTGCTCGGTCGCGGGGGCGAGGAGCTGCTCGCCTGCCATGCAGCGGGCGTACACGTCGAAGTGATCCCCGGCGTGACGAGCGCCGTCGCCGTTCCCGGCGCCGCGGGGATCCCGCTCACGCATCGCGGCATCAGCCACCTCTTCACCGTCGTCTCCGGCCACACGCCGCTCTCCGAGAACGAGCTGGAGCACCTGTCGGGCCTCGGCGGCACGATCGTCGTGCTCATGGGCGTGAACTCGCTGCCCGCGTTGACCGCCGGTCTGGCTCGGCACGGCATGTCGGCGCAGATGCCCGTCGCGATCATCGAACGGGGATTCACCGCCGACCAGCGCACGACGATCGGCGACCTCGCCGATATCGTCACCGCCGCCGGCCGAGCACGCGTCGCCTCGCCCGCCGTCGTCGTGATCGGCGAGGTCGTGCGACTCGCCCACGACGGCGAGGCCGGCGCGACAGAGCTCATGCGGCGCGCGGCGGGATTCACGGCGGTCGGCGCATGA
- the nirD gene encoding nitrite reductase small subunit NirD: MSLTMERTATWEPTCGVDDLEPGWGEVALLGRAQVALLRLDEEEVYAVDHHDPHTGAPVMARGIVGSRGDRPTIASPLHKEVYDLGTGECFTDGALALRTYRTRIVGGMIEVELER, from the coding sequence ATGTCGCTGACGATGGAGAGGACCGCCACGTGGGAGCCGACCTGCGGGGTCGACGACCTCGAGCCGGGCTGGGGTGAGGTCGCACTGCTCGGTCGCGCGCAGGTGGCGCTGCTCCGTCTCGATGAAGAGGAGGTGTACGCCGTGGATCACCACGACCCGCACACAGGCGCTCCGGTGATGGCCAGAGGCATCGTCGGGTCGCGCGGCGACCGGCCGACGATCGCGTCGCCCCTGCACAAGGAGGTCTACGACCTCGGCACGGGGGAGTGCTTCACCGACGGCGCGCTGGCACTGCGCACTTACCGCACCCGTATCGTCGGCGGCATGATCGAGGTCGAACTCGAGCGGTGA
- a CDS encoding YifB family Mg chelatase-like AAA ATPase, with product MPVARTRSVALLGLTGSIVEVEADLSSQLPAFIIIGLPDAALGEARDRVRAAAVNAGCPLPQRRLTVNLSPAALPKHGSGFDLAIAIACLAAAGEISAESVERAVHLGELGLDGRLRPIDGILPAVLAAVRAGYDTVMVPAANDAEARLVPGVTVIGVASLLDAAVHHGGVFDDRTFEAVPAPDRVASAGVVEESHGDLADVAGNDAAVEALLAAAAGGHHMFLLGPPGAGKTMLASRLPGLLPDLDAEEALEVASLRSLAGQPLSGGLSLRPPFEAPHHTATAAAMVGGGSRLIRPGAAARASHGVLFLDEAPEFPSAVLDVLRQPLESGTIAIHRANAVASFPGRFQLVLAANPCPCGNHGSKVGDCICPPAARRRYMARVSGPLRDRLDVQLFVPRITAAGLRIAAEQPGMSTAVARERVLEARARAASRLRETPWRTNAQMPGPWLRGAGGLHPGGRATADLDRSLELGGITMRGYDRILKVAWTLADLDGADSPGSEHVGRALFLRKGLPQ from the coding sequence ATGCCGGTCGCACGCACGCGTTCGGTGGCGCTCCTCGGACTGACCGGCTCGATCGTCGAGGTCGAGGCAGACCTCTCGTCGCAACTGCCCGCGTTCATCATCATCGGGTTGCCCGATGCCGCACTCGGCGAGGCACGTGATCGGGTGCGGGCCGCCGCGGTGAACGCCGGATGCCCCCTTCCGCAACGGCGGCTCACGGTCAACCTCTCTCCCGCGGCGCTGCCGAAGCACGGCTCGGGCTTCGACCTCGCGATCGCAATAGCCTGTCTCGCCGCCGCGGGGGAGATCTCGGCCGAGTCGGTCGAGCGCGCCGTTCATCTCGGGGAACTCGGCCTCGACGGCCGGCTTCGACCGATCGACGGTATCCTCCCGGCCGTGCTCGCCGCGGTGCGTGCCGGCTACGACACCGTGATGGTGCCCGCCGCCAATGACGCCGAGGCGCGACTCGTGCCCGGCGTGACCGTGATCGGAGTGGCATCGCTCCTCGATGCGGCGGTGCATCACGGAGGCGTCTTCGACGACCGCACGTTCGAGGCCGTGCCCGCTCCCGACCGTGTCGCCTCGGCCGGTGTGGTCGAGGAATCGCACGGAGACCTCGCCGACGTCGCCGGCAACGACGCCGCCGTCGAGGCGCTGCTCGCTGCTGCCGCAGGCGGCCATCACATGTTCCTGCTCGGCCCGCCCGGGGCGGGCAAGACGATGCTCGCTTCGCGATTGCCCGGTCTCCTCCCCGATCTCGACGCCGAAGAGGCACTCGAGGTCGCCTCTCTCCGTTCCCTTGCCGGGCAGCCGCTCAGCGGGGGGCTCTCGTTGCGACCGCCCTTCGAGGCACCGCACCACACCGCCACCGCGGCCGCGATGGTCGGTGGCGGCAGCCGGCTGATCCGCCCCGGTGCTGCGGCTCGTGCATCGCACGGGGTGCTCTTCCTCGACGAGGCACCCGAGTTCCCGTCGGCGGTGCTCGATGTGCTCCGCCAGCCGCTCGAGTCCGGCACCATCGCGATTCATCGTGCGAACGCCGTTGCGTCGTTTCCCGGCCGCTTCCAGCTCGTGCTCGCGGCCAATCCCTGCCCATGCGGCAACCACGGTTCCAAGGTCGGTGACTGCATCTGCCCACCGGCGGCCCGGCGCCGGTACATGGCCCGCGTTTCCGGGCCCCTTCGCGATCGGCTCGACGTGCAGCTCTTCGTTCCGCGCATCACGGCCGCCGGGCTGCGAATCGCGGCCGAGCAGCCGGGAATGTCGACGGCCGTGGCGCGCGAGCGTGTTCTCGAAGCTCGAGCGAGGGCCGCCAGCCGGCTGCGCGAGACACCTTGGCGCACGAACGCGCAGATGCCCGGGCCATGGCTCCGCGGTGCCGGCGGGCTGCACCCCGGCGGCCGCGCAACGGCTGATCTCGACCGCTCGCTCGAACTCGGCGGAATCACGATGCGCGGGTACGACCGCATTCTCAAGGTCGCGTGGACCCTCGCCGATCTCGACGGCGCAGACTCGCCCGGGTCCGAACACGTCGGGCGGGCGCTCTTCCTTCGAAAGGGGCTGCCGCAATGA
- a CDS encoding tyrosine recombinase XerC, whose translation MKLDRLLDDYLSHVAVERGYSPHTVAAYRSDLIELIAFAEGRDGTDAAAIDLPLLRDWLWAATERGLARTSIARRAASARGFTAWLSRRGELGADPGARLKAPRAQRTLPRVITGQAVTDALAVLSARAADGAPTEVRDVAIIELLYASALRVSELVGLDLDDVDRRRRIVRVLGKGAKERMVPYGAPAARALDRYLDAARPLILDGAAGGREPASVATRAVFLGARGGRMGVRSVYRLVAAILAEIPGTGPSGPHAFRHTAATHLLDGGADLRAVQEFLGHASLGTTQIYTHVSAERLKQSYRTAHPRA comes from the coding sequence GTGAAACTCGACCGACTGCTCGACGACTATCTGTCGCACGTCGCGGTCGAGCGCGGCTACTCGCCGCACACCGTAGCCGCCTATCGGAGCGATCTCATCGAGCTCATCGCCTTCGCCGAGGGCCGCGACGGCACCGACGCGGCCGCGATCGACCTGCCGCTGCTGCGCGACTGGCTCTGGGCGGCCACCGAGCGCGGGCTCGCCCGAACGAGCATCGCCCGGCGCGCGGCATCCGCTCGGGGGTTCACCGCCTGGCTCAGCCGGCGTGGTGAGCTCGGCGCCGATCCCGGAGCGCGGCTGAAGGCACCCCGGGCGCAGCGGACCCTCCCGCGCGTCATCACCGGGCAGGCCGTCACCGACGCCCTCGCGGTGCTCTCGGCCCGCGCCGCCGACGGCGCTCCGACCGAGGTACGCGACGTCGCGATCATCGAACTGCTGTATGCATCGGCGCTTCGCGTGTCGGAACTCGTCGGCCTCGATCTCGACGACGTCGATCGCCGGCGACGCATCGTGCGTGTGCTCGGCAAGGGTGCCAAGGAGCGGATGGTGCCCTACGGCGCTCCCGCGGCTCGCGCTCTCGATCGTTACCTCGATGCGGCGCGGCCGCTGATCCTCGACGGTGCAGCCGGGGGGAGGGAGCCAGCGTCTGTCGCCACCCGGGCGGTGTTCCTCGGCGCTCGCGGCGGTCGCATGGGTGTGCGGAGCGTCTATCGGCTGGTCGCCGCCATCCTCGCGGAGATTCCCGGCACCGGCCCGAGCGGGCCGCACGCGTTCCGCCACACCGCCGCCACGCATCTGCTCGATGGAGGAGCCGACCTGCGTGCGGTACAGGAGTTCCTCGGGCACGCGAGCCTCGGCACCACCCAGATCTACACGCACGTCTCAGCCGAGCGGCTGAAGCAGAGCTACCGCACTGCGCACCCGCGAGCCTGA
- a CDS encoding murein hydrolase activator EnvC family protein — translation MNAPPHHRHRRSTGLASLLVAAGLASLLMPGAAAAAPAPTPAPPSATSVQGEETAAPARLRDAIPEQPWRWPVAAPIRVVAPFRAPPTPYTAGHRGIDIASAPETPVGAPAPGVVSFAGMVAGRPVVAIDHGDGVVSAIEPVAALVVQGTSVAAGDPIGTVATGGHCGSSCVHFGVRVDGEYVSPFLFFGGLPRAVLLPPV, via the coding sequence ATGAACGCCCCTCCGCACCACCGCCACCGCCGCTCCACGGGCCTCGCGTCGCTCCTCGTAGCGGCCGGGCTGGCCTCCCTGCTCATGCCCGGTGCCGCTGCAGCGGCACCGGCACCGACACCGGCGCCGCCCTCCGCGACGTCGGTGCAGGGCGAAGAGACAGCAGCACCCGCGCGCCTCCGAGACGCGATTCCCGAACAGCCGTGGCGCTGGCCCGTGGCAGCCCCGATCCGAGTCGTGGCGCCCTTCCGGGCCCCGCCGACGCCGTACACCGCCGGTCATCGCGGAATCGACATCGCATCGGCACCCGAGACACCGGTCGGCGCCCCGGCGCCCGGTGTGGTCAGCTTCGCCGGCATGGTCGCCGGTCGGCCTGTCGTCGCGATCGATCACGGCGATGGCGTCGTGAGTGCGATCGAACCGGTCGCCGCGCTCGTCGTGCAGGGCACGTCGGTCGCTGCCGGTGACCCGATCGGCACGGTGGCGACGGGCGGTCACTGCGGGTCGAGCTGCGTGCATTTCGGGGTGCGGGTCGACGGTGAGTACGTCTCGCCGTTCCTCTTCTTCGGCGGCCTGCCTCGGGCGGTACTGCTGCCGCCGGTGTGA
- a CDS encoding ribonuclease HII, with amino-acid sequence MLLACDEVGRGALAGPVAIGLVLIDSGVRRMPAGLRDSKLLSEPRREAMSPRAAAWVRASAIGEASAAEIDELGIMACLGLAGSRAFAELSAANELIDDVPLLLDGNHDWLSASIDHRARVVTRIKADRDCASVAAASVIAKVHRDRFMRRAHDARPLYSWDENKGYSSRAHFAAIDEHGPSELHRTTWLHDRSPAPTLFDLSVG; translated from the coding sequence ATGCTGCTCGCGTGCGACGAGGTCGGTCGCGGAGCGCTCGCCGGCCCCGTCGCGATCGGTCTCGTGCTCATCGACTCCGGCGTTCGCCGCATGCCGGCCGGCCTTCGCGACTCGAAGCTCCTGAGCGAACCTCGGCGTGAAGCGATGTCGCCGAGGGCCGCTGCCTGGGTGCGCGCGTCTGCGATCGGCGAGGCCAGCGCGGCCGAGATCGACGAACTCGGCATCATGGCCTGCCTCGGACTCGCCGGTTCCCGGGCGTTCGCCGAGCTGTCGGCGGCGAACGAGCTCATCGACGACGTGCCGCTCCTGCTCGACGGAAACCACGACTGGCTGAGTGCCTCGATCGATCACCGGGCTCGCGTCGTCACCCGCATCAAGGCCGACCGCGACTGCGCGTCGGTGGCCGCGGCATCGGTCATCGCGAAGGTGCATCGTGACCGCTTCATGCGCCGAGCCCACGACGCGCGGCCGCTGTACTCGTGGGACGAGAACAAGGGCTACTCCAGCAGGGCGCACTTCGCCGCGATCGACGAACACGGCCCCAGCGAGCTGCACCGCACGACCTGGCTGCACGATCGCAGCCCGGCGCCGACGCTCTTCGACCTCAGCGTAGGATGA
- a CDS encoding metallophosphoesterase, which yields MQHPQLGRYPAARHVIAHISDSHLLHEGAPLGGVADTVAALAQVAAQLERLGTSIDAIVVTGDVADLGEPDAYRRARESLDPLAERTGARLVWAMGNHDERAAFRSELLGEPPGDAPVHRAVEVDGLRIITLDSTVPGFHHGELDDASLDWLAAALDEPAAHGTVVAMHHAPIATPLALMDVLELRGQDRFAEVLSGSDVRLILGGHLHYATNGSFAGIPVSVAGATAYTMDLSAPPRTLVGLDGGRSFSLVHLYADGVVTSVVPVGQHRAVTTLGEELLAEIEALPADKRLELFSRKRDSE from the coding sequence ATGCAGCATCCGCAACTCGGCCGGTATCCGGCCGCCCGGCACGTCATCGCCCACATCAGCGACTCGCACCTGCTGCACGAGGGTGCACCGCTCGGCGGCGTCGCCGACACGGTCGCCGCGCTCGCCCAGGTGGCTGCACAGCTCGAGCGGCTCGGCACGTCGATCGACGCGATCGTCGTCACGGGCGACGTCGCAGACCTCGGTGAGCCCGACGCCTACCGGCGTGCTCGCGAGTCGCTCGACCCGCTCGCCGAACGCACGGGCGCCCGACTCGTCTGGGCCATGGGCAACCATGACGAGCGGGCGGCGTTTCGCTCCGAGCTGCTCGGCGAGCCGCCCGGCGATGCTCCCGTGCACCGCGCCGTCGAGGTCGACGGGCTGCGCATCATCACGCTCGACTCCACCGTGCCGGGGTTCCATCACGGCGAACTCGACGACGCCTCGCTCGACTGGCTCGCCGCCGCACTCGACGAACCCGCCGCACACGGCACGGTCGTCGCGATGCACCACGCACCGATCGCCACGCCCCTCGCCCTGATGGACGTGCTCGAACTCCGCGGCCAAGATCGCTTCGCCGAGGTCCTGAGCGGCAGCGACGTGCGGCTCATCCTCGGCGGCCACCTGCACTACGCCACGAACGGGAGCTTCGCTGGTATCCCGGTCTCGGTGGCCGGGGCAACGGCCTACACGATGGATCTGTCCGCCCCGCCCCGAACGCTCGTCGGCCTCGATGGCGGCCGCTCGTTCTCGCTCGTGCACCTCTACGCCGACGGGGTCGTGACCTCGGTCGTGCCCGTCGGGCAGCACCGGGCCGTCACGACGCTCGGCGAAGAGCTCCTCGCCGAGATCGAAGCGCTCCCGGCCGACAAGCGTCTCGAGCTCTTCTCACGCAAACGCGATTCGGAGTGA